The following are from one region of the Geoalkalibacter subterraneus genome:
- a CDS encoding HEAT repeat domain-containing protein — MLEQRRKALSEALSDPEEGVRKAAAEALAALEPTLHLSMLVQGLQSPKRAERIRCLYALESVRSPRVLPSMLNCLTDTDADVRATAVQVIGTRGEPRALPELAKRLRDEVAAVRMYAAEALGGFRDARLVPHLASVLRDEDSGVVTAAVGSLGKIGSAAAEKYLLAMLRDRRPAVRAEAARALALLEWGDASDTL, encoded by the coding sequence ATGCTTGAACAGCGCAGAAAAGCCTTGAGTGAAGCCCTCTCGGATCCCGAAGAGGGTGTGCGCAAGGCTGCCGCCGAAGCCCTTGCAGCCCTGGAGCCGACTTTGCATCTCAGTATGCTGGTGCAGGGGCTGCAGTCGCCGAAACGTGCCGAGCGTATCCGCTGCCTGTATGCGCTTGAATCTGTGCGTTCTCCCCGCGTGTTGCCATCAATGCTGAACTGCCTGACCGATACGGACGCCGATGTGCGGGCCACCGCCGTTCAGGTGATCGGCACCCGGGGCGAGCCGCGCGCCCTGCCCGAACTGGCAAAGCGGTTGCGCGACGAGGTCGCGGCGGTGCGCATGTACGCGGCCGAAGCGCTCGGGGGGTTCCGGGACGCCCGTCTGGTGCCCCACCTGGCTTCCGTTCTGCGCGATGAGGACAGCGGGGTGGTGACTGCTGCGGTTGGTTCCCTTGGAAAGATCGGGAGTGCTGCGGCGGAGAAATATCTTCTGGCCATGCTGCGCGACAGGCGCCCGGCGGTGCGGGCCGAAGCGGCCAGAGCCCTGGCGTTGCTTGAATGGGGGGACGCGTCGGATACACTCTGA
- a CDS encoding HD-GYP domain-containing protein, with the protein MTVEPLKNFVQLLAGAMQSLRLYPRTHPLIGRQVKACSSCLSDILARQKSLRLGVTDSTLFCDEYLFTTPNPALQELIQLLENLHVEGIEFQAGINTTELEEFIFLAHEGGWQATGLEAALVRREIYHILPLEKNAGEKDPHEIYQRALNVVRNVFDDVRLGRVPSSRQARETVAEMVASTLENPHALTALSLIKDYDNYTFHHSVNVAVIAIAVGRACGLNEAQMRTLGLGGLLHDLGKLKIDVGIINKPGRLTLEEFEKIKKHPVHGAGIVEQMEGVSREVIDIVIGHHLHYNRQGYPDDLAGRPLSPLTDMVAIADSYDAMTTMRSYRRPVSPRQAMREMNTTSGILLHPEYLAHFLTYLGAYPVGTVVRLSQGETALVTKADTEGRCELRLKILFNKEGTQPEKERFVELSAGESERIVGEVDPFLAGIDLGSLL; encoded by the coding sequence ATGACGGTTGAACCACTGAAAAATTTTGTTCAATTGCTGGCAGGCGCCATGCAGAGCCTGCGCCTCTACCCTCGCACCCACCCGCTGATCGGCCGCCAGGTCAAAGCCTGCAGCAGTTGCCTGAGCGATATTCTCGCCCGGCAGAAAAGCCTGCGCCTGGGAGTGACCGACAGCACTCTTTTCTGTGACGAGTACCTGTTCACCACCCCAAATCCTGCATTGCAGGAACTCATCCAGCTTCTTGAAAATCTGCACGTTGAGGGGATCGAGTTCCAGGCCGGCATCAACACGACGGAACTTGAAGAATTCATTTTCCTTGCCCATGAAGGCGGTTGGCAGGCAACAGGACTGGAAGCCGCGCTGGTCAGGCGCGAAATCTATCACATTCTGCCGCTGGAAAAAAACGCCGGAGAAAAAGACCCGCACGAAATCTACCAACGGGCTCTAAATGTAGTGAGAAACGTTTTCGACGACGTGCGACTCGGCAGAGTACCTTCAAGCCGGCAGGCCCGTGAAACGGTGGCAGAGATGGTCGCAAGCACCCTGGAAAACCCCCACGCGCTGACAGCCCTGTCCCTGATCAAGGATTACGACAACTACACATTTCACCATTCGGTCAACGTGGCGGTGATCGCGATTGCGGTGGGACGCGCCTGCGGTCTGAACGAAGCGCAGATGCGCACATTGGGTCTGGGCGGGCTGCTGCACGATCTCGGCAAACTCAAAATCGATGTGGGGATCATCAACAAACCGGGGCGACTGACCCTCGAAGAGTTCGAAAAAATTAAAAAGCACCCGGTTCACGGTGCGGGGATCGTCGAACAGATGGAGGGGGTGTCACGGGAGGTGATCGATATCGTGATCGGCCACCATCTGCATTACAACCGACAGGGCTACCCTGATGATCTCGCCGGCCGCCCTTTGTCACCGCTGACCGATATGGTCGCCATCGCCGACAGCTACGACGCCATGACCACCATGCGCTCCTATCGCCGGCCGGTCAGCCCCCGCCAGGCCATGCGTGAAATGAACACAACCTCCGGCATCCTGCTGCACCCTGAATACCTGGCGCACTTTCTCACATACCTCGGCGCCTATCCGGTCGGCACGGTCGTGCGCCTTAGCCAGGGAGAAACCGCCCTCGTCACCAAAGCGGACACGGAAGGTCGTTGTGAGTTGCGCCTGAAGATACTGTTCAACAAGGAAGGAACGCAGCCGGAAAAGGAGCGCTTCGTGGAATTGTCGGCGGGTGAATCGGAGCGGATCGTCGGGGAAGTCGATCCCTTTCTGGCAGGCATCGATCTCGGCAGTCTTTTGTAG
- a CDS encoding HEAT repeat domain-containing protein, translated as MKKQSPQHLHMENALRGLGLAIKAVRFYPENHPARIDAIERGVSALRLALGDLDHVALTVRRDHLSIENGSRLRDSNPAIKALAHHLFARRIFQLMILADISTEDLESAACALALEPEEIIHRGGIAKIFSSAGIQTLWVNETDLTKILSRREMLQERKSDTRSQADQNETFTDKEQNDDGAIQEKDQRQPPPSENSSFADQRRTLEEILADLAEKGSEARFRRLVNELTEAIHAEEPSSLSTGLLNAMLFLARCTEEKAYEESERTLCRKGFETLMTSERTEQIIDSLCEPGLNESSREKAHFLLRKSGEQGAMRLGERLAEEKEAKRRKILAQALTAFGRSALATLDRLLGDSRWYVVRNAATILGEIRDPETAGHLAALLGHEDERVRREAIRALTRLGTTEAMDVLLVAVEEGDPDLQRQALLFLGAMKQTKAIPYLLRFLERSDPFVRALELKRGAVRALGDMGAAEAVPALRALLQQRKFFFPRRFQEIQIACCLALARIGTDECRRILEITTQRGHGPVSRSASRALREIARAEKS; from the coding sequence GTGAAAAAACAGAGTCCGCAGCATCTACACATGGAAAACGCCCTGCGCGGACTCGGCCTTGCCATAAAAGCCGTCAGGTTTTATCCCGAAAACCATCCCGCACGGATTGATGCGATCGAGCGAGGAGTCTCCGCCTTGCGTCTCGCCCTGGGCGACCTTGATCATGTGGCGCTCACGGTTCGCCGGGACCATCTTTCGATCGAAAACGGCAGCAGATTGCGCGACTCAAATCCCGCTATCAAGGCTCTTGCGCACCACCTGTTCGCCCGCCGCATATTCCAGTTGATGATTCTTGCCGATATTTCTACCGAGGATCTGGAAAGCGCGGCCTGTGCGCTGGCTTTAGAACCCGAAGAGATCATCCACCGCGGAGGCATCGCTAAAATTTTCAGTTCGGCCGGCATCCAAACTCTCTGGGTCAACGAAACCGATTTAACTAAAATCCTCTCCCGGCGCGAAATGCTGCAAGAGAGGAAAAGCGACACCCGTTCCCAGGCCGACCAGAATGAAACTTTCACGGACAAAGAGCAGAACGATGACGGGGCAATACAGGAGAAGGATCAACGGCAGCCGCCACCCAGCGAGAATTCGTCTTTTGCAGATCAGCGGCGCACACTGGAAGAGATACTGGCCGATCTAGCCGAAAAGGGTTCCGAGGCTCGCTTCCGCCGCCTGGTCAATGAATTGACCGAAGCGATCCACGCAGAAGAGCCCTCCTCCCTGTCGACCGGTCTCCTGAATGCCATGCTTTTTCTGGCGCGTTGCACCGAAGAGAAAGCTTACGAGGAGAGCGAACGCACCCTGTGCCGCAAAGGTTTTGAAACCCTGATGACTTCCGAGCGAACCGAGCAGATCATCGACTCTCTTTGCGAGCCGGGCCTGAACGAAAGCAGTCGTGAAAAGGCCCATTTTTTGCTTAGAAAATCGGGAGAACAGGGCGCCATGCGGCTAGGAGAGCGGCTGGCCGAGGAAAAAGAGGCCAAAAGGCGTAAAATTCTAGCCCAAGCGCTGACCGCGTTCGGGCGCAGCGCCCTTGCCACGCTCGATCGCCTGCTGGGCGACAGTCGCTGGTATGTGGTGCGTAACGCTGCCACTATCCTGGGAGAGATTCGCGACCCCGAAACCGCCGGGCACCTGGCGGCTCTTCTGGGGCACGAGGACGAGCGGGTGCGCCGCGAAGCCATTCGCGCCCTGACCCGCCTTGGCACCACCGAAGCCATGGACGTACTGCTGGTTGCAGTCGAAGAAGGAGACCCCGATCTGCAACGCCAGGCCTTGTTGTTTCTCGGCGCCATGAAGCAGACAAAAGCAATCCCTTACCTGCTGCGCTTCCTTGAACGCAGCGACCCTTTTGTGCGCGCCCTTGAACTTAAGCGCGGCGCAGTTCGCGCATTGGGTGACATGGGGGCGGCTGAAGCCGTTCCCGCGTTGAGGGCGCTGCTCCAGCAGCGCAAGTTTTTCTTTCCCCGGCGTTTTCAGGAGATTCAGATAGCCTGTTGCCTGGCACTGGCGCGGATCGGCACCGACGAATGCCGTCGGATACTTGAGATCACCACACAACGCGGGCATGGTCCGGTTTCCCGCAGTGCATCCCGTGCACTGCGGGAAATTGCCCGCGCGGAGAAGTCATGA
- the coaE gene encoding dephospho-CoA kinase (Dephospho-CoA kinase (CoaE) performs the final step in coenzyme A biosynthesis.), producing MVLGITGGIASGKSFVADLFRRLGAAVISADDLARDVVRPGGKVLEGLVEHFGRSILADDGTLDRNALGRRIFADEKQRQALNSLIHPAIASLAEQRLAEARRADHPLVVYEAPLLFEAGAQNRVDAVLVVKVDPQTQLKRLMERDGIDEKSARRKIAAQMPQAEKLARADFVIDNSYDRDQTRLQAEQLFERLAGRNKNAP from the coding sequence ATGGTTCTTGGAATTACGGGTGGAATTGCTTCGGGGAAAAGCTTTGTTGCAGATCTCTTCCGCCGCCTCGGTGCCGCCGTAATCAGCGCAGATGATCTGGCGCGCGATGTTGTACGTCCCGGCGGAAAAGTATTGGAGGGCCTCGTTGAGCATTTCGGCCGTTCAATTCTGGCTGATGACGGCACTCTCGACCGCAATGCGTTGGGGAGGAGAATTTTTGCCGATGAAAAACAGCGCCAGGCTCTCAACTCTCTGATTCACCCGGCGATAGCATCGTTGGCGGAGCAGCGTCTGGCCGAGGCGCGCAGGGCTGACCATCCCCTGGTCGTCTATGAAGCGCCGCTGCTGTTTGAAGCCGGTGCCCAGAACCGGGTCGACGCTGTCCTGGTTGTCAAGGTGGACCCGCAGACCCAGTTGAAACGCCTGATGGAACGCGACGGTATTGATGAAAAGAGTGCCCGCCGTAAAATCGCCGCACAGATGCCGCAGGCCGAAAAGCTTGCCCGCGCCGATTTCGTCATTGACAATTCCTACGATCGGGATCAAACCCGTCTGCAGGCCGAGCAGCTGTTTGAACGCCTGGCCGGCCGCAATAAAAACGCCCCCTGA
- a CDS encoding IclR family transcriptional regulator: MARKEKSEYIIQAVSHALDLLEQFHDDVDELGVTELSKRLKLHKNNVFRLLATLESRGYIEQNKATENYRLGLKALELGQTFIKQMGLLRQAKPILEKIVEQCNETAYVAIFKEGFIVYLDVVETNLTVRVVSRVGSRMPAYCTAAGKVHLAFMSDEEIDSILPNREFKKFTDNTITDREALRKELRTVEERGYAIDDEELDLGVRCVAAPIRDYTRRIVGAISVSGPSMRINDERIEKEIVPLVLESAEELSTRLGFHK, from the coding sequence ATGGCCAGAAAAGAAAAATCCGAATATATCATTCAGGCGGTTTCACATGCCCTCGACCTGCTCGAGCAATTTCACGACGATGTCGACGAACTCGGCGTTACTGAACTCAGCAAACGCCTGAAGCTTCACAAGAACAACGTCTTTCGGCTGCTCGCGACCCTCGAGTCGCGCGGCTACATCGAGCAGAACAAGGCGACCGAAAACTACCGGCTGGGCCTCAAAGCCCTGGAACTGGGACAGACCTTCATCAAACAGATGGGGCTGCTGCGCCAGGCCAAGCCGATCCTGGAAAAAATTGTCGAGCAGTGCAACGAAACGGCCTACGTCGCCATCTTCAAAGAAGGCTTCATCGTCTACCTGGACGTCGTCGAGACCAACCTGACAGTGCGGGTCGTGTCGCGCGTCGGTTCCCGGATGCCCGCCTACTGCACCGCCGCCGGCAAGGTGCATCTGGCGTTCATGTCGGACGAGGAAATCGACTCCATCCTGCCGAACCGCGAATTCAAAAAATTCACGGACAACACCATCACCGACCGTGAGGCGTTGCGCAAAGAACTTCGGACCGTCGAGGAAAGGGGATATGCCATCGACGACGAAGAACTCGACCTTGGCGTGCGTTGCGTCGCCGCGCCCATCCGTGATTACACACGGCGCATCGTAGGAGCGATCAGCGTTTCCGGTCCCTCCATGAGAATCAACGACGAACGCATCGAAAAAGAAATCGTGCCGCTGGTTCTGGAATCGGCCGAAGAACTCTCTACCCGACTCGGCTTTCACAAATAG
- a CDS encoding universal stress protein produces the protein MLNLSKKILVAIDGSPQSDKAAEEAVRLATASGKRFKSRVFAILVLPGNRAPSFTDFMPSPPPTERPDWEEKRKRIFYVVEKSAAEADVPLENVVVYGDPAEEIMAFAEQEEISVIVIGSSGAGRVRRTLLGSVSTKVALHAKCSVYVVR, from the coding sequence ATGCTGAATCTGAGCAAGAAGATCCTGGTGGCCATCGACGGTTCCCCCCAGTCCGACAAGGCCGCGGAAGAGGCGGTGCGGTTGGCGACCGCATCGGGCAAGCGCTTTAAAAGCCGGGTTTTCGCCATCCTGGTTCTGCCCGGCAATCGCGCGCCCTCCTTCACCGATTTCATGCCTTCGCCGCCGCCGACGGAACGCCCCGACTGGGAGGAGAAGCGAAAGCGCATTTTTTATGTGGTGGAAAAATCCGCGGCGGAAGCCGATGTGCCGCTTGAGAATGTGGTGGTCTATGGCGACCCTGCAGAGGAGATCATGGCTTTTGCCGAGCAGGAAGAGATCTCCGTGATTGTCATCGGCTCCTCCGGTGCGGGACGCGTACGCCGCACTCTGCTCGGCAGCGTCTCTACCAAGGTTGCCCTGCACGCCAAATGTTCAGTCTATGTCGTGCGTTGA
- a CDS encoding sugar phosphate isomerase/epimerase family protein codes for MKLVLSAGSLYTLELEKIFELARDTGFDAMEVIINYDFQYQDNVALLTDLGQILPVASLHAPFFQLDGWGNKTDQLRRTANLAMECDIPLINFHPPAWMAFEFKFWRWLKRVRDFQEEIGKNQVIITMENMPCTGAFKTNPYYLGQTHKMIDFLHQHNLFLTFDTAHMGTSKANFLVDFHLFYDSGTMRNIHFSDYGYGKEHLLPGHGVLPLTRFLNHLRETGYNESLVLELSPHEFPEEEELIRESLAEILNIYARKHDTAFLGGGRYRERVTGTETLNARHRLNIWRAGQPW; via the coding sequence ATGAAGCTTGTCCTGTCGGCAGGCAGCCTCTATACCCTTGAACTGGAAAAGATTTTCGAGTTGGCCAGGGATACGGGGTTCGACGCGATGGAAGTCATCATCAATTACGACTTCCAGTATCAGGACAATGTCGCCTTATTGACTGATCTCGGGCAGATATTACCCGTAGCATCACTCCATGCACCTTTTTTCCAGCTCGACGGGTGGGGCAACAAAACAGATCAGCTCAGGCGCACGGCCAATCTCGCCATGGAGTGCGACATTCCCCTGATCAACTTTCATCCGCCGGCCTGGATGGCTTTTGAATTCAAATTCTGGCGCTGGCTTAAGCGTGTCAGGGATTTTCAGGAGGAGATCGGCAAAAACCAGGTGATTATCACCATGGAGAACATGCCCTGCACCGGCGCATTCAAGACCAATCCCTACTACCTGGGGCAAACCCATAAGATGATCGATTTTCTCCATCAGCACAATCTTTTCCTGACCTTCGATACCGCCCACATGGGAACGTCAAAAGCCAACTTTCTCGTTGACTTTCACCTGTTCTACGATTCCGGCACCATGCGCAATATTCATTTTTCCGACTACGGCTACGGAAAAGAACATTTGCTCCCCGGGCATGGCGTGCTGCCTCTGACCCGCTTTCTGAACCATCTGCGTGAAACGGGATACAACGAGAGCCTGGTGCTGGAGCTATCGCCCCATGAGTTTCCGGAAGAAGAAGAGTTGATCAGGGAAAGTCTGGCGGAGATTTTGAATATTTATGCCAGGAAACACGACACAGCTTTCCTGGGCGGAGGCAGGTATCGGGAGAGAGTGACAGGGACTGAAACACTCAACGCACGACATAGACTGAACATTTGGCGTGCAGGGCAACCTTGGTAG
- a CDS encoding VC_2705 family sodium/solute symporter has translation MPEPEIFEQGIKWGPALIIFATLAFFLIVGLFSRVRSSTEYYPTSIRPIGRIGAGAAIASNWMSAASLLGIAGVFYLSGYFALAFVIGWTGGYVLLLILLAGQIRRFGKFTAPEFVDARYDSPAARLLSAAIAIIISLIYCLAQYKGIGLIFSWVFGYDYTRSVMLGTAVVIAYMVISGALGATRNQQLHYTVLIIFFIVPLMALAKQLGFSWVVPQFGYGPALQELSQNTQGQFTLPWSNASPWQWSALCFTLMVGTAGLPHVLSRFYTAPNLRDARWSVLWGIFFIGLLYWSAPAYAIFAKLLESRGKVVLDPDAAIQNADIIILRAVEWANLSPWLSGILATAAIVAAFSTVTGLLMTGASAFSYDIYFRLLNPTASQSQCVRVAKGTTLVLAIIVVLLAVNPPGLIAEITAVAFALAGNTLFPVFVLGIWWDRTNKYGAIAGMLTGLAVTFSAFFLPELFPALDGIIHPTSSALIGVPLVMLMMIGVSLLTPPPPEKIRRFLAREVHTP, from the coding sequence ATGCCTGAACCGGAGATATTCGAACAGGGGATCAAGTGGGGCCCCGCCCTGATCATCTTCGCCACGCTGGCTTTTTTTCTCATCGTGGGGCTGTTCAGCCGCGTGCGTTCCAGCACCGAATATTATCCGACCTCCATTCGCCCCATTGGCCGCATCGGCGCCGGCGCCGCGATTGCTTCGAACTGGATGAGCGCCGCCTCGCTGCTGGGGATCGCCGGCGTCTTTTACCTCAGCGGTTATTTCGCCCTGGCTTTTGTCATCGGCTGGACAGGCGGCTATGTACTGCTGCTGATCCTGCTGGCAGGCCAGATAAGACGCTTCGGCAAGTTCACCGCTCCCGAGTTTGTCGATGCGCGCTACGATTCTCCCGCGGCCCGGTTGTTGTCGGCGGCGATCGCCATCATCATCTCCCTGATCTACTGCCTGGCCCAATACAAAGGGATCGGGCTGATTTTTTCCTGGGTTTTCGGCTACGACTACACCCGTTCGGTCATGCTGGGGACCGCCGTTGTGATCGCCTACATGGTGATTTCCGGCGCCCTCGGCGCGACCCGCAACCAGCAGCTGCACTACACGGTGCTGATCATCTTTTTCATCGTTCCGCTCATGGCCCTGGCAAAGCAGCTCGGGTTTTCCTGGGTGGTCCCCCAGTTCGGCTACGGTCCGGCTCTGCAGGAACTCTCTCAGAATACGCAGGGACAGTTCACCCTGCCCTGGAGCAACGCAAGCCCCTGGCAATGGAGCGCCCTGTGTTTTACCCTGATGGTCGGCACTGCCGGCCTGCCCCATGTTCTGTCGCGCTTCTACACCGCCCCCAATCTGCGCGACGCGCGCTGGAGTGTGTTGTGGGGCATCTTTTTCATCGGCCTTCTCTATTGGAGCGCGCCGGCCTACGCCATTTTTGCCAAGCTGCTAGAATCACGAGGAAAAGTTGTTCTTGATCCCGATGCCGCCATTCAGAATGCCGACATCATCATCCTGCGCGCGGTGGAATGGGCCAATCTTTCTCCCTGGCTGTCCGGAATCCTTGCAACGGCGGCTATCGTCGCGGCTTTTTCCACGGTCACCGGCCTGCTTATGACCGGCGCGAGCGCCTTCAGCTATGACATCTATTTCCGCCTGCTCAACCCCACCGCCAGCCAGAGCCAATGTGTCCGCGTTGCCAAAGGCACCACCCTGGTGCTGGCCATCATCGTTGTGCTGCTGGCGGTCAATCCGCCGGGCTTGATTGCCGAAATCACCGCCGTAGCCTTTGCCCTGGCGGGCAACACCCTGTTTCCTGTGTTCGTGCTCGGCATCTGGTGGGACCGCACCAACAAATACGGTGCCATTGCGGGCATGCTCACCGGTCTGGCCGTGACCTTTTCAGCCTTCTTCCTGCCGGAGCTTTTCCCGGCCTTGGATGGGATTATTCATCCGACCTCCAGCGCTCTGATCGGTGTACCCCTGGTGATGTTGATGATGATCGGCGTGTCTTTGCTGACGCCTCCACCGCCCGAGAAAATCCGCCGCTTCCTCGCACGGGAAGTTCACACGCCCTAA
- a CDS encoding DUF4212 domain-containing protein: protein MNTRRPPASEPLNDDYRVNFFRPRPGYMRQKVVYIWVMLTSWAFFTFGFQWLLYLVERHPNGASFLTDMTVFGFPFHFWFSGHFLIVWFIFLCFLFNTFVDRLTQTHRRRK from the coding sequence ATGAACACCCGCCGCCCCCCAGCATCCGAACCGCTGAATGATGATTACCGTGTGAACTTCTTTCGGCCGCGCCCCGGCTACATGCGGCAGAAAGTTGTTTACATCTGGGTTATGCTGACCAGCTGGGCCTTTTTCACCTTTGGCTTCCAGTGGCTTCTCTACCTGGTTGAGCGCCATCCCAACGGCGCCAGCTTCCTGACCGATATGACCGTATTCGGTTTCCCGTTTCACTTCTGGTTTTCAGGGCATTTTCTGATCGTCTGGTTTATCTTTCTCTGTTTTCTCTTCAACACCTTTGTTGACCGCCTGACCCAGACTCATCGCAGGCGCAAATAG
- the truD gene encoding tRNA pseudouridine(13) synthase TruD, with translation MIPYLSAHFDGIGGHIKEVPEDFQVEEIPLYLPCGSGEHLYIEVEKRGMTTLDLMRRLARALNLKERDMGYAGLKDARALTRQTLSLPGVRPEQLEGLELPGTRIISAQYHRNKLRPGHLTGNRFRIRIRQVEEQALDRARDIVDILEQVGVPNLFGSQRYGLLNNSHLIGRAILEGNFSEALSQIIGDPTLIRDPRWRQAAEAYRAGNLAEARTALPPAMRDERRLLDMLLQGHDERAAVLAFPRRKLRLFLSACQSWLFDRIVAMRMESLETLWPGDLAYIHGKGACFLVEDATTEQPRADRFEISPSGPLFGYKSTLAQGQAGVIEQALLDHEGISLESFRLSKGLSMEGERRPLRVPLTETEVNAEGEDLIVSFALPRGSYATSVLREIMKPVEADPQNGV, from the coding sequence ATGATCCCTTACCTGAGCGCACATTTTGACGGCATCGGCGGCCACATCAAGGAGGTACCGGAGGATTTCCAGGTCGAGGAAATCCCCCTTTACCTGCCCTGCGGCAGCGGCGAGCACCTCTATATCGAAGTTGAAAAACGGGGGATGACCACCCTCGACCTCATGCGGCGACTGGCTCGCGCACTCAACCTCAAGGAGCGCGACATGGGCTATGCCGGGCTCAAGGACGCCCGCGCCCTGACCCGCCAGACCCTGAGCCTTCCCGGGGTGCGCCCGGAACAGCTTGAAGGTCTGGAGCTGCCCGGCACCCGCATTATCAGTGCCCAGTACCATCGCAACAAGCTGCGCCCCGGGCACCTGACCGGCAACCGTTTTCGCATCCGAATCCGCCAGGTGGAAGAACAGGCCCTGGACCGCGCCCGGGACATCGTTGATATCCTCGAGCAGGTCGGCGTCCCCAACCTGTTTGGCAGTCAACGCTACGGACTGCTCAACAATTCCCACCTTATCGGCCGCGCGATCCTGGAAGGCAATTTCAGCGAAGCCCTTTCCCAGATCATAGGTGACCCCACCCTGATCCGGGATCCACGCTGGCGACAGGCAGCTGAAGCCTATCGCGCCGGCAATTTGGCCGAGGCACGAACTGCGTTGCCGCCCGCCATGCGCGATGAGCGCCGCCTGCTCGACATGCTGCTGCAGGGGCACGACGAACGCGCCGCCGTTCTTGCCTTTCCGCGCCGCAAGCTGCGGCTGTTTCTGTCGGCCTGCCAATCCTGGCTGTTCGACCGCATTGTCGCCATGCGCATGGAGAGCCTCGAAACCTTGTGGCCGGGCGACCTGGCCTACATTCACGGCAAAGGGGCCTGCTTCCTCGTAGAGGATGCGACCACGGAACAGCCGCGCGCCGACCGTTTTGAGATCAGCCCATCCGGCCCGCTGTTCGGCTACAAAAGCACCCTGGCGCAGGGGCAGGCCGGCGTGATCGAGCAGGCGCTGCTGGATCACGAGGGGATCTCCCTGGAATCGTTTCGCCTGTCAAAAGGACTGTCGATGGAAGGCGAACGTCGCCCACTGCGGGTGCCGCTGACAGAAACAGAGGTCAATGCCGAGGGAGAGGATCTGATCGTATCCTTTGCTCTGCCCCGCGGCAGCTATGCCACCAGCGTTCTGCGGGAGATCATGAAACCAGTTGAAGCGGATCCGCAAAACGGGGTTTGA
- the trmB gene encoding tRNA (guanosine(46)-N7)-methyltransferase TrmB, translating into MTQRMILINSPYFISEENLHKVDDWSSVFGNDRPLSLEIGCGTGHFVVECARRNPERNYLAIDIFNRGCFKTCNRVEQAGLTNVRVARAEARFLMAHFLPPDSLSQIFINCPDPWPKKRHRRRRLVNETFLDLARYVLKREGDLYFTSDFEDYAVEVAMRATEHPHFCQARPAPVTLDIEEYPRSKYMRRFLDRNEPIYFVHFHCDKPEGAVLPPPPMEPGFRLLWAVASDL; encoded by the coding sequence ATGACCCAGCGGATGATTCTGATCAATTCGCCCTACTTCATCTCCGAAGAAAATCTGCACAAAGTCGACGACTGGTCTTCAGTGTTCGGCAACGACCGCCCCCTGTCGCTGGAGATCGGCTGCGGCACCGGCCATTTCGTGGTGGAATGCGCCAGGCGCAATCCGGAGCGCAACTACCTGGCGATCGACATCTTCAATCGCGGCTGCTTCAAGACCTGCAACCGTGTCGAACAGGCCGGATTGACCAATGTGCGGGTGGCCCGAGCGGAAGCGCGCTTTCTGATGGCTCACTTTCTGCCGCCGGACTCCCTGTCGCAGATCTTCATCAACTGCCCCGATCCCTGGCCCAAAAAACGCCACCGGCGGCGGCGCCTGGTCAACGAGACTTTTCTCGACCTGGCGCGCTACGTTCTGAAACGCGAGGGCGACCTTTACTTCACCTCCGATTTCGAGGATTATGCCGTAGAAGTGGCCATGCGGGCCACGGAACACCCTCATTTCTGCCAGGCCCGCCCGGCCCCGGTCACTCTCGACATCGAAGAATATCCGCGCTCCAAATACATGAGGCGCTTCCTCGATCGCAACGAACCAATTTACTTCGTGCACTTTCACTGCGACAAGCCTGAAGGAGCGGTTCTGCCTCCGCCTCCGATGGAACCCGGCTTCCGGCTGCTGTGGGCGGTAGCGAGCGATTTATGA